The stretch of DNA CCATCTCGTCGTAGTAGCGGATGGTGCGGAAGCTGTACCCGACCCGCTCGACGACCTCGCCGATCTGCATGAGTCCCGACACCACTACCCCCTGCTCGTCGGCCCGTCGTCGTCACGACGACAGTCGATCGTAACGGTCGGGGCACGTCGGGACGGCACCCTCGGCGTCGTCTCACCCGTTCGTTCGCGCAACCGACCGCGCGCCAGGTGTTCCCAGCGGGGCGGGTGGTGGCTACTCTTCACGCTGTGACGGGTCTGACTACTCTGGGTGACGACTGTGACTGAGCGCACCACCCGCCGGACGCTGCTGCTGGCGTTCGCCTCCGCCGTCCCCGTCGCCGCCCTCGCGGGACTGCAGGGGTCCGCGGCCGCCGACCCCGTCTACCCCAGCCAGGGCGACGTCGACGCGGCCCAGTCCGCGGCCGACGCCAAGGCCGCCCAGGTCGCCTCCCTCCAGGCCCAGTTGGCCGCTCAGCAGGACGCGCTCGACGCCGCGCAGACGAAGCTGTCCGTCGCCGCCGAGGACTACGACGAGGCCCGCGCGCTCCTGCAGCAGCGCACCGAGGAGGCCACCGCCGCCCAGGCCGCCGCCGACCGCGCGGCCGCCGCCTACGCCCAGGCCCGCACCGCGCTGGGCCGCGTCGCCTCCGAGCAGTACCGCGGGGTCTCCGACGGGTGGTCCCCGCTGGCCACCGTCGTGACGACCGGCGACATCGAGGGCTACGTCAACGGCCAGGCCACCCTCGACCACGTCGCGGGCAACCGCGCCGACGTCCAGCAGGAGGCCGCCGATGCCAAGGCGCTCGCGCAGTCCACCGCCGCGCAGGCCGCCGCCGCCAAGACGGCGCAGGAGGACGCGACGACGAAGGCCGCCGCCGCCCGCGCCGTCGCCCAGCAGGCCGCCGACGCCGCCAACAGCGTGGTCGCGTCCACGCAGCAGCAGACGGACGCGCTCCTCGCCCAGCTCGCGACGCTGCAGCAGACGACCGTCCAGCTCGAGCAGCAGCGGCAGGCCGGTCTGGAGGCCGAACGTCAGGCCGCCGCGGCCGCCGCCGCCCAGGCCGCGGCGCAGGCGGCCGCGCGCGCCTCCTCCGCCGGCGGGGGGTCGGCCGCCTCCGTCCGCCGGGCCGCCGCCCCGACGGCGGGCGCGGGCACCGCGGTGGACTGGGCGCTCGCCCAGCTCGGCAAGCCGTACGTCTGGGCCGCCGACGGCCCCGACTCCTTCGACTGCTCCGGCCTGACGATGCAGGCCTGGGCCGCGGCGGGCGTCTCGCTGCCGCACTCCTCGCGGATGCAGTACTCCGGCCAGGCCAAGGTCGACCTGGCCGACCTCGCCCCCGGCGACCTCGTGTTCTACGCCACCGACACCTCGAACCCCTCGACCATCCACCACGTCGGGATGGTCATCGCGCCGGGCACGATGGTCGAGGCGCCGCACACCGGCGCGAACGTGCGCACCAGCTCGATCTACCGCTCGGGGCTCATGTCCCTGGGGACCCGCCCCTCCTGACCCGCGGTCCCCGCGCGCCGACCTCGTCGTCGTCGCGCGCGGCCCGGGGGTCGGGCTCGTTGACGCGAAGGGCCGAACCTACCGGCCCGTCGCGTCAACGACATCCCACCGCAGCGGCGTCAGTGGCCGGAAGCGCCCAGCTCGTACGAGGTGCCCTTGGCCCGCTCGAAGCTCGCCTGGATCTCCTTCTCGGCCTCCTCGCGACCGGCCCAGTTGGCGCCCTCGACGCTCTTGCCGGGCTCGAGGTCCTTGTAGGTCTCGAAGAAGTGCTGGATCTCCAGGCGGTCGAACTCGGAGATGTCCGCGAGGTCCTGGATGTTCGCCCAGCGGGGGTCACCCGCGGGGACGGCGAGGATCTTGTCGTCGCCGCCGGCCTCGTCGCGCATGTGGAACAGGCCGATGGCGCGGCAGCTGATGAGGCAACCGGGGAACGTCGGCTCCTCGAGGATGACGAGGACGTCCAGCGGGTCCCCGTCCTCGCCCAGCGTGCCCTCGATGAAGCCGTAGTCGTGCGGGTACCGCGTCGACGTGAAGAGCATGCGGTCCAGGCGGATCCGGCCCGACTCGTGGTCGACCTCGTACTTGTTGCGCTGACCCTTGGGGATCTCGATGGTCGCGTCGAACTCGGCTGGGGTGCTCACGTGGCTCCTCTCGACCGGGGTCGCCCGACCCCGTCCGTCACGGTGTGGTTCGCGGTCGGCCGGAGGACTCCCGGCCGACGGACCGCGCTAGTGTCGCGCAGACAGGGGCTCTGGAACGAACCGGGTGCGACGCGCTGTGCGCCGCCCGTGACGAGCGGGCGAGCCGGAGGACGACGGGGGAGCGGCGTGCGCAGGGTCCGGACCGTCCTGGTCTCCGGCGTCGCCGTCGTGGTCCTCGCCGCCGGGTACGCGGGTCTGGACGTCGCCGGTGCCGTGCCCGGCCCCCTCACCACCACCCCGGCCCCGACCGCGAGCCCCCTGCCGACGGCCCCCGGCGCGCAGCGGCCCCCCGCGTCCCCCACGCCCGTCCTGCCCACCCTGGGCGCGGACGCCCCCGTCCCCGACCCGGCGGTCCTGGCCCGCACGGTCGGTCCGCTGCTCACCGACCCCGCCCTGGGCGCGTCGGTCTCCGCCCGCGTCGTCGACGCGAGCACCGGCCGGGCCCTGCTGGCCACCGCCGAGACCGTCCCGCGCACCCCCGCCTCGACGACGAAGATCCTCACGGCCGTCGCTGCCCTGCGCGCCCTCGGCGACACGACCCGCGTCCAGACCCGGGTCGTCGCCGGCGCCACGCCCGACGAGGTCGTCCTCGTCGCCGGCGGGGACGTCCTGCTCGCGGCCGGGGCGGGCGACCCCGACGCCGTCGACGGTCACGCCGGCCTCGGCGACCTCGCCGCGCAGACGGCCGCGTCCCTGCGCGCCGCGGGCCGCACGACGGTCGCCGTCCGCCTCGACGACGGGCTGTTCACCGGTCCCACGACGTCGCCCGGCTGGGGCGCCGGCGACGTCGGCGCCGGGTTCGTCATGCCCATCGCGCCGCTCGCGGTCGACGAGGCCCGGCTCGCCGACGCCGAGAACGCCCCGCGCGCGGCCGACCCGGCGATGGCCGCGGCCCGCACGTTCGCGCAGGCCCTCGCCGCCGACGGCATCACCGTCCTGGACCCCGGCGGTGGTCCCGTCGTCCGGGCCGCGGCCCCGCCGGGCGCCACGGTGCTCGGTTCCGTCGCGTCGGCGACCACGTCCGAGCAGGTCGAGCTCATGCTCACCGCCAGCGACAACACCCTCGCCGAGGTCCTCGCCCGCCGCGTCGCGCTGGCGACCGACCGGCCGGGCACCTTCGACGACGCGTCCGCGGCCGTCGTCGAGGAGGTCGCGGCCCTCGGCGTCGACGTCACCGGCGTCCAGCTGCAGGGGGCCAGCGGGCTCGGCCGCGACACCCGCATCACGGCCCGGGCGCTCACCGACGTCCTGTCGCTCATCGCCGCCGGCGAGCACCCCGAGCTGGGACCCGTCGCGGCCGGGCTGCCGGTGGCCGGCGTGACGGGCACGCTGCACGACCGCTACGACCAGCCCGACTCCACCGCCGCCGCCGGGGTCGTCCGCGCCAAGACCGGCACGCTGACCGGCGTGAGCAGCCTCGCCGGGTTCCTGCGCGACGCCGACGGGCGGCTGCTGGCCTTCGCGGTGATGTCCGACAGCGTCGCCCCGGGCGGCTCCGTCCTCGCCCGCCGCGCCCAGGACCGGTTCGCGACGGCGCTCGCGGGGTGCGGCTGCCGCTAGGCGCCGTCCCGCCGGTCGGTGGGGGCACGGGGTGACCCTGCGCCCGTTGACCGGGCACAGGGTGGCCCCGTGCCCGAACGTGCGTGGGCGGCTGTCCCGTGCCCGGTCCCGCGCGCGGGCCGCCGCCGCGTACGGTGCGGGCATGCACGCACGCGGTGACGAGGCGGTCGGGGACGGGCCGGCGGTGACCCAGCTCCGGACCGGGGTCGACGACGGTGGTCCGGACGTCCAGCTCGAGGGCCGGTCCGTCGTGGACCTGGTCGACTTCGACCTCGCCGCCCAGGTCGCCGGCCGCCTCGTCGGCCCCGGCCCGAAGCTGAGCCGCACCGAGATCGACGACGTCGTCGCCGAGCTGCGCACCGCGGCCGCCGAGGCCGCCGGACCCGTCGCGAGCACCGCGCACCTGCCCTCGCCCGAGCCCATGCCGCCGGCCCTCGTCGTCGACCGCGCCTCGTGGGCGCAGGCCAACGTCGACGCCTTCCGCGCGCTGCTGGCGCCCGTCGTCGTCCCGCACCGTCCCGGCTCGCCCCCCGGCCGCGCGGGGCAGGCCGTCGACCGCGCCACCACGGCCGTCGGGCGGCGCACGACCGGCGCCGAGCTCGGCAGCCTCATCGCGTTCCTGTCCAGCCGCGTCCTCGGGCAGTTCGACGTCTTCGCCGGGCTCGACGCCCCCGACGGCCGGGTGGAACCGGGTCGGCTGCTGCTCGTCGCGCCCAACGTCGTGCAGGTCGAACGCGACCTCGGCGTCGACCCGCACGACTTCCGCCGCTGGGTCTGCCTGCACGAGGAGGCGCACCGGCTGCAGTTCGGGGCGCACCCGTGGTTGCGCGAGCACGTCACCGCGGAGGCGCGCGGGCTGTCCGGGGAGCTGCTGGCCCAGCCGCGCGACCTGACCGAACGCCTCGCCGGTGTCCTGCAGTCGCTGCCGGACGTCCTGCGCGGCACGGCGGAGGGGTCCGGGATCGGCCTGGCCGACCTCCTGCAGACGCCCGCCCAGCGCGAACGCGTGTCCCGGCTCGTCGCCGTCATGTCGCTGCTCGAGGGCCACGCCGACGTCGTCATGGACGACGTCGGTCCCCAGGTCGTGCCGAGCGTGGCGACCATCCGGTCCCGCTTCACCCAGCGCCGCAAGGGCGGTGGCAGCCTCGACCAGGTCCTGCGCCGGCTGCTCGGCCTCGACGCCAAGACCCGCCAGTACGCCGACGGGGCCAAGTTCGTCCGCGGGGTCGTCGGCCGGGTCGGCTGGGACGGGCTCAACGCCGTGTGGACGGGGCCCGAGCAGCTGCCGCGACCGGCCGAGATCGCCGACCCCGCCGCCTGGGTCACCCGCGTCCACGGCTGAGCCGTGAGCGGACCCCCGGCGGCCGTCGCGGCCGTGCGGGTCGCCGTCCGGCACTGCCTGCGGGACCTGCCGCCCGGGCCGGTGCTCGTCGCCTGCTCGGGCGGGGCCGACTCGCTCGCCCTGGCCGCCGCCACGGCGTTCGAGGCGCGGACCGCCGGACGCCCGGCGGGGCTCGTCACCGTCGACCACGGCCTGCACCCGGACTCGGCCGCCGTCGCCGACCGCGTCGTCGCGCTCGGGCACGCGCTCGGGCTCGACCCGGTCCGCGCGGTCCGGGTCGCGGTGGGCCGGACGGGTGGTCTCGAGGCGGCCGCCCGGACCGCCCGGTACGCCGCGCTGGAGTCCGTCGCCGCCGACGTGGGGGCCGTCGCCGTGCTGCTGGCGCACACCCTCGACGACCAGGCCGAGACCGTGCTGCTCGGACTGGCCCGGGGGTCCGGGACGCGGTCCCTGGCCGGGATGGCCGCCGCCCGCGGACTCCTCCACCGACCCCTGCTCGGTGTGGCCCGCGAGACCGTCCGGCAGGCCTGCGCGGACGAGGACCTGCCCGTGTGGGAGGACCCCGCCAACGCCGACGACCGGTTCCTGCGGGTGCGGGTGCGCCGCGACGTGCTGCCGCTGCTGGAGTCCGCGCTGGGTCCCGGGGTCGCCGCCGCCCTGGCCCGGACGGCCCGCGCCGCCCGCGACGACGCCGATGCGCTCGACGCCCTGGCCGCGCAGGCCGACCCCTTCGCCGACGGGTCGGCGGCCGTCGAGGACCTCCTCGCCGCCCCGGCCGCTCTGCGCCGGCGGTGGCTGCGGTCGGCGGCGCTCGCCGTCGGGTGTTCCGCGAGCGCACTCACGGCGGGGCACGTCGACGCGCTCGAGGCGCTGCTGCTGGACTGGCGCGGGCAGGGGCCCGTGCACCTGCCGGGCGGTGCGGAGGGCGCCCGCGCGTGTGGCAGGCTCGTGCTCACCCCCCACCCAGACAGATGACCCACGGGAGACTTGCGTGGACGCCGCCACCGCCGGGACCGACCTCGAGCACGTCCTGCTGAGCCGGGAGCAGGTGGCGACCCGCATCGCCGAGCTCGCCGCCGAGCTCGACCGCGACTACGCCGACAAGGACGTCCTGCTCGTCGGCGTCCTCAAGGGCGCGGTCATGGTCATGGCCGACCTCTCGCGCGCCATGAGCATCCCGCTGTCGATGGACTTCATGGCCGTCAGCTCCTACGGCTCGGGCACCAAGAGCTCCGGCGTCGTCCGGATCCTCAAGGACCTCGACACCGACATCTCCGGCCGCCACGTGCTCGTCGTCGAGGACATCATCGACTCCGGGCTCACGCTGTCCTGGCTGCTGGCGAACCTGTCCTCCCGCGGCCCGGCCTCGGTCAAGGTGTGCGCGCTGCTGCGCAAGCCCGAGGCCGCCAAGGTCGAGGTCGACGTGTCCTACATCGGCTACGACATCCCCAACGAGTTCGTCGTCGGCTACGGCCTGGACTTCGCGGACAAGTACCGCAACCTGGACTGCGTCGCGACCCTGGCGCCGCACGTCTACAGCTGAGGTCGGTCGGGCTCCCGTGGCATCCTGATCGAAGGCTCCACAGCGTCGGAGGAGGCAGCGATGAGCACCACCGTCGAACGGTCTGCGCCCCGAACCGTCGTGGCACACGGTGACGCGCTGGACGACTGGCTCGCCGAGCGGCGCCGGCTGGGGCAGGACAGCCGCGACGAGGTCTGGGACGGGGTCTACCACGTGGTTCCGCACGCGCACAGCAGCCACGGACGGCTGGCGTACCGGCTCGGCATCGCGCTCGCCGCCCCGGCGGCCGAGCGGGGGCTGTCCCCCATGGGGGAGTTCAACCTCGGAACCGGGGACCGCGACTATCGGGTGCCCGACATGGGATGGACGTCCACACCCCTGGAGGAGTCGACCCTCTACGTCCCGTCGGTCGAGGTCGTCGTGGAGTTCGAGTCCCCCGGCGACGAGACGTGGGCCAAGGTCCCGTACTACTTCGAGCGGAGGGTCGGCGAGGTCTGGGTCGTCACTCCACAGACGTCGTCGGTCCAGGTGCTCTCCGGTCCCGATCGACTGGAGCAGCGCAGCGCGGTGCTGGGAGTGGGCACGGACGAGGTCGCGGCCGCGCTGGGCTGGCGCTGACGCTCCCTCAGAACCGCAGGACGACCCGCCCCTCGTTGTCCGGGTCGACGGCGGCGCCCGTGACGAGCTTCGCGATCTGCGGCTGCCGCAGGTACGTCAGCACCCGCGCGCGCAGCTTGCCCTCACCCTTGCCGCAGATGATCTCCGCGCTCGGCTCGCCGCTGGCGGCCGCGCGCAGGACGAACGTCCGCAGGGTGGTGTCGATGTCCCGGGTGTTGCGGAACACGGAGTGCAGGTCGACGGACATCACGCCGCCCACTCTGCACCTCACCCGATGCGCGCGAGCACCTCACCCGCGCCGATCGCGGTGCCCTCCGAGGTGACCCGCCGCAGCGTCCCCGCCCGGTGGGCGGTGAGACGCGCCTCCATCTTCATCGCCTCCACGACGGCGACGTCCTGACCCGCCGCGACCTCCGCCCCGTCCTCGACGAGCCAGCTCGTCAGCGTCCCGGGGGCTGAGGCGGTGAGGGCGTCCTCCTCCGGACCGGTGTCCTCCACAGCGGCGGGGGCGACGGAGCCGAGCGCGGCGAGGAACTCCGCGGGCAGCCCGACGGTCGCCATCCGCCCGTCGATCTCGACGGGGAAGCGGCGCAACGCCGGCGCGGTGACCGGCGCCGGGCGCAGCTGCGGTTCCAGTCGCGGCATGAGCTCGGACTCGATCCACTGCGTGTGGACGGCGAAACCGTCGGTCGAGAAGTCCGGTTCGTCGACGACGGCGCGGGCGAACGGCAGCACGGTCGCGATGCCGGTGACGTGGAACTCCGCCAGCGCGCGGCGGGCGCGGGCCAGCGCGGTGTCGCGGTCGGCGGCGTGGACGAGCAGCTTCCCGGCGAGGGAGTCGAACGCGGCCTGGACGGTGTCGCCGGCCTCGACCCCGCCGTCCCACCGCACGCCCGGACCCGAGGGCACCCGCAGCTCCTCGACCCGGCCTGCGCTGGGCAGGAACCCCCGGCCCGGGTCCTCGGCGTTGACTCGGAACTCGAACGCGTGGCCCCGCGGCTCGGGCGTCGTGAGGAAGGACGGCCCGGACCCCTCGGCGATGCGGAACTGCTCGCGCACCAGGTCGGTCCCCGTGACCAGTTCGGTGACGGGGTGCTCGACCTGCAGGCGGGTGTTCACCTCGCAGAACGACAACGTGCCGTCCGCGCCGAGCAGGAACTCCACGGTCCCCGCGCCGCGGTACTGCACCGCGGCGCAGATGTCGCGGGCCGCGCGGTGGACGGTCTCGCGCTGCTCGGCGGTGAGGCCGGGGGCGGGCGCCTCCTCGACGAGCTTCTGGTTCCGGCGCTGCAGCGAGCAGTCCCGGTCCCCGACGACCGTGACGGAACCCCTCCCGTCGCCGAGCACCTGGACCTCCAGGTGCCGGGGGCGGTCGAGGAACTTCTCCACGAAGCACTCACCGCGGCCGAACGCGGCGACGGCCTCGCGGGTCGCGGACTCGAAGGCGTCGGGGATCTCCTCGCGCGTGCGCGCCACCCGCATCCCGCGTCCGCCGCCGCCGTGCGCGGCCTTGACCACGATGGGCAGCCCGAACTCGTCGGCGAACGCCTCCGCCTCCGCGGCATCGGCCAGCGGTCTCGTCGACCCCGGGGCCAGCGGGGCGCCGGCGTCGCGGGCGATGGCGCGCGCCGTCACCTTGTCGCCGAGGGCCTCGATGGTCTCCGGGGCCGGCCCGATCCACGTCAGCCCTGCGGCCTCGACGGCCCGCGCGAACTCCGCGTTCTCGGACAGGAACCCGTAGCCGGGGTGGACGGCGTCAGCACCCGACGTCTCCGCCGCGGCCAGCAGCGCGTCCACGTCCAGGTACGTCTCCGCCGCGGTGGTGCCGGGCAGCGCGACGGCCGCGTCGGCCAGCCGGACGTGCAGGGCGCCGGCGTCCTGGTCGGCGTAGACGGCGACGGACCGCAGCCCCGCCTCGGCGGCGGCGCGGACGACGCGCACGGCGATCTCGCCGCGGTTGGCGATCAGGACGGTCTTCACGACAGCTACCTCCGGTGTTCAGGTGGTCACGGGGCTGCGGGGAAAACACTCTTTCCGCCCTCGGGACGCCCCCACAGGGGCGGAAGGAGTGTTTTCCACGCGGGTCGGGGCTGGGTCAGAGGTCGGCGAAGGGGGCGCGGGAGCGGAAGCGGACGCGGGCGCCGGGGGGCAGCTGACCCACCAGGTCGAGGTGGGCGTCGACGACGGCGCCGATGACGGGGTACCCGCCGGTCAGGGGGTGGTCCGGGCCGAAGAGGACGGGTTGCCCGTCCGGCGGGACCTGGATCGCGCCGGTCACGGCACCCTCGCTGGGCAGTTCCCCGGCGCGGCGGCGTTCCAGCGGCGTTCCCGCCAGGCGGAGGCCGACGCGGTCGGACCGGGGCGTGACCTCCCACTCCTGGGCCAGCAGGGATGCCACCGCCTCGTCGGTGAACCAGTCGGTGCGTGGCCCGAGGACGACGTCGAGCTCGACGACCTGCCCGCGGCGGGGGAGTTCCGCGACGGGGTGCGGGCCGGGGTCGACGGCGTGCGGGGCAGCGGCGGGTCCGTGCAGCGCGAGGCGGTCCCCGGCGGCCAGCGGGCGGGGGCCGACGCCGGACAGCGTGTCGGTGGCCAGCGACCCGAGGGCGGCGGGGACGGCGGGACCTCCGCGGACCGCGACGACCGTGCGCACCCCGGAACGCTGCGCCCCGAGCCGCAGTTCGTCGCCGTCCTCGACGGCCACGGGCTGCGCGGCCGGGACGGGGAGACGCGTTCCGTCCGCCGCCACCACCGACGCGTCGGTGTCCGCCCCGGCCAGGGCGAGCACACCGGCGCCGGTGAAGCGCAGCACGGCCCCGCCCCCGGCGAGTTCCAGGACGGCGGTGCCCGGAGAGTTCCCGACGGCCCGGTTCGCGCACCGCAGCGCACCCCGGTCGGCCGCTCCGGAGGCGGCCACCCCTTCGGCCAGGTGGCCCGGGCGCCCGAGGTCCTGCAGCAGCAGCTGCACCCCCGGGGAGACGACGTCGACCGAGAACGGCGACGCGACGGGTTCCGGATCCGGCGCCCGGAGCACCACGAGGTCCCGCTCGACCTGCTGGAACCGGACCGTCGTGCCCGGCCCGAACAGCGCGGGCGGGTCGCGGTCGATGTCCCACATGACCGCGTCGGTGCGGCCGATCAGCTGCCAGCCTCCCGGGCTCTCCCGCGGGTAGACGCCGGAGAACGTCCCGGCCAGGCCGACGGAACCGGCGGGGATCCGGGTGCGCGGGGACGACCGCCGCGGGACGTCGAACAGCGGGTCGTCCCCGACGAGGTACCCGAAACCCGGTGCGTACCCCGTGAACGCGACCGTCCACGTCGCGGCCTGGTGGCGCCGGACGAGTTCCTCGCCGGAGCACCCCAGCAACCCCGCGACCTCGTCCAGGTCCTGCCCGTCGTAGCGGACGTCGAGGGTCACCGACCGGCCCGAGGCGACGAGTTCTTTCGACGGTTCCACCGCCCGCACCCGGTCGACGACGTCGGCGGGGGACGTGGCCCGCGGGTCGAGCACGAGCAGGATCGTGCGCGCCGCCGGGACGACCTCCCGGACCCCCGGCAGGTCGGCGGCGAGCAGCGCGGTGAACAACCGCGTCGTCTCGTCGAGGTCGCTCAGTTCCACCACCACGGCGGTGTCGGAGGCGGGCAGGAACCTCACGACGGGAGCCCCGTGTCGTACTCGCGGTCCAGGACGTCCGTGACGAACATGTGCCCCGGCGCGTGGGTGATCGCGAACGGCGGGCGCGAGGCCAGCACCGCGGCCTGCGGCGTCACCCCGCACGCCCAGAACACCGGCACCTCGCCGTCGCGGACGACGGGCGGGTCCCCGAAGTCGGGGGAGTCCAGGGACGAGATCCCCAGTTCCGCCGGGTCCCCGACGTGGACGGGTGCCCCGTGCACGGCGGGGAACCGGCCGGTGATCGCCACGGCGTCGGCGACCCGGTCGGCCGGGACGGGACGCATCGAGACGCCGAGGTCGCCGCGCAACCGGCCGGCGGGCGCGCACGCCCGGTCCGTCCGGTACATGGGGACGTTCCGGTCGAGTTCCTGGTGACGCACGGGGATCCCGGCCTCGAGCAGCGGCGTCTCGAACGTGAAGCTGCACCCGATGAGGAGGGCCACGAGCCCGTCCCAGTACGGCGTCGCGTCGCGGACCTCCTCGACCACCCGCCCGTCGCGGAACACGCGGTAGGCGGGCAGGTCGGTCCGCGCGTCCGACCCCGGCGCGAGCGCCGACTCCACCTGCCCGACCTCCAGGACGTCGAGCACGGGGCAGGGCTGCGGGTTCCGCTGCGCGAACAGCAGCAGGTCGAACGCCCAGTCCGCCGGGACGGCGACGAGGTTGGCCTGCGTGAACCCGGGCGCGACACCGCTGGTGGGTTCCACGTGCCCGGACCGGTAGGCGGCGCGGGCGTCCCGCGCGGCGCGGCGCAGTTCCTCGGGGGCGAGCCGCACCATCAGGCGGCTCGCGCGACGAACGGCGCGATCGTGACCCCGGCGCCGGTGAGCGCGTCGCGGACGGCGCTCGCCATCGCGACCGCGCCCGGGCTGTCGCCGTGGACGCACAGCGACTGCGCCCGCACGGGGACGTCCGTGCCGTCGACCGCCTCCACGACGCCCTCCTCGACGAGCCGCACCATGCGCCGGGCCACGAGGTCGGCGTCGTGCAGCACTGCGCCGGGCTCCTTGCGGGAGACGAGCTGCCCGGCCGGGGTGTAGGCGCGGTCGGCGAACGCCTCGGCCGCCGTCGCGAGCCCGGCGCGGTCGGCGACGTCGAGGGCGACGCCGCCGGCCAGGCCCAGCAGCACCAGCGAGGGGTCGACGGCCCTGACCGCCGCGACCACGACGGCCGCGGTGGCCTCGTCCACGGCCATGGTGTTGTAGAGGGCGCCGTGGGGTTTGACGTAGACCACGGCGTCGCCGGCCGAGCGGGCCAGCGCCCAGACGGCCCCGAGCTGGTACTCGACCTGGGCCTGCAGCGTCGCCGCGGGCAGGTCGAGGCGTTCGCGGCCGAAGTTCTCGTAGTCGCGGTACCCCGGGTGCGCGCCGATCGCGACCCCGGCCCGGGACGCGGCCAGCACGGTCTCGCGGATGCCCTCGGGGCTGCCCGCGTGGAAACCGCACGAGACGTTCGCGCTGCTGACGACGGCGAGCATCGCCGCGTCGTCGGAGACGGGACGGTCGGGGGTGTTCTCCCCGAGGTCGGAGTTCAGGTCGATGGTCGTCACGGGTGTTCCTCCGGGGTTCAGGCGGACAGGAAGTCGAAGACGGGGCCGACGGACTGCGAGGCCATGAAGAAGCTGATCGCCAGCGCGACCGTCCCGGCGACGAGCAGCCACACGGGGTAGCGGTACCCGCCGAGGACGTCGCGCTGCCGGAACCACCCGATGTAGAGGAACACCGTCAGGCCGATCGGCAGGATCAGCCCGTTGAACCCGCCGACGAAGACGAGCAGCGCGGCCGGCGCGGTGCCGATGGCCAGGTAGACGACGAGCGAGACGACGATGAACGCGACCGTCGTCAGCTGCAGCGGCCACCCGCCGGCGAGCCGGCGGGAGAACGTGGAGAGGAACGTCGAGGACGTGTAGGCGGCGCCGATGACCGACGTGATGGCCGCGGCCCAGAAGATCGCCCCGAAGATGCGGATGCCCGCGTCGCCGAGGACGGCGCCGAACGCCTGGCCCGCGGGGTTGGCCGCGCGGCCCGACAGGTCGAGGGCCACGCCGGAGGCGACGACGCCGAGGACGGCGAGGAACAGCACGTAGCGCATGACGCCGGTGACGAGGATGCCGGTGAGCGAGGCGCGGTGCACGGCGCGCACGTGCTCGGGCCCGGTCTGGCCGGAGGCCAGGTAGCGGTGCGCGCCGGCGTAGGTGATGTACCCGCCGACCGTGCCGCCGACGATCGTCGTGACGGTCGCGAAGTTCACGGTGTCCGGCACGAACGTCTGCCGGAACGCGTCACCGACCGGGGGACCGGAGGCGATGGCGACGGCCACCGTCATGACGATCATGCCCACCCCCAGGACGAGCACGACGCGGTCGACGACCGTCCCCGCCCGCTTGAAGAGGAACACCGCGATCGCGAGCAGCCCGGTGACGAGGCCGCCGACCTTCGGGTCGAGCCCGAGCAGGGCGTTGAGGCCGAGCCCGCCACCGGCGATGTTGCCGATGTTGAAGGCCAGGCCGCCGACGACGACGAGGACCGTCAGCACGTGGCCGGAGTAGGGCACGGCGCTGTTGGCCAGGTCGCCCGCGCGCTTGCCGGTGACGGTGATGAGCCGCCAGACGTTCATCTGCACGGCGAAGTCGATGAGGATCGACAGCAGGATCGCGAAGGCGAACGCCGCCCCGAGCGTGGCGGTGAAGGTCGCGGTCTGGGTGATGAAGCCCGGGCCGATGGCGGACGTCGCCATGAGGAAGATCGCGCCGACGACGGGCCCGCGGCCCGGCCTCCTGCGCGTCGTGCTGAGCGACGAGGTCGAGTCGGTGGCGGTGCTGGCGCTCTCCTGGGCGGGGCGCTCGGTCATGGGGGCTCCCGGGGACGTGGCGACGCTGCTGCGGGCGGGGCTGCCGGACGGCAGCACTCTGTCACCGCTGG from Kineococcus endophyticus encodes:
- a CDS encoding NRAMP family divalent metal transporter; its protein translation is MTERPAQESASTATDSTSSLSTTRRRPGRGPVVGAIFLMATSAIGPGFITQTATFTATLGAAFAFAILLSILIDFAVQMNVWRLITVTGKRAGDLANSAVPYSGHVLTVLVVVGGLAFNIGNIAGGGLGLNALLGLDPKVGGLVTGLLAIAVFLFKRAGTVVDRVVLVLGVGMIVMTVAVAIASGPPVGDAFRQTFVPDTVNFATVTTIVGGTVGGYITYAGAHRYLASGQTGPEHVRAVHRASLTGILVTGVMRYVLFLAVLGVVASGVALDLSGRAANPAGQAFGAVLGDAGIRIFGAIFWAAAITSVIGAAYTSSTFLSTFSRRLAGGWPLQLTTVAFIVVSLVVYLAIGTAPAALLVFVGGFNGLILPIGLTVFLYIGWFRQRDVLGGYRYPVWLLVAGTVALAISFFMASQSVGPVFDFLSA